The following are encoded together in the Plasmodium vinckei vinckei genome assembly, chromosome: PVVCY_12 genome:
- a CDS encoding 26S protease regulatory subunit 4, putative encodes MGNAQGGMNNNPYGFLGKKDDKDKGKDKEKKKLESSPPSHIGKRKKKKKGVTGHSKLPTVTPNTKCRLKLLKLERIKDYLLLEEEFITNQEQIKTTDDKNYGKLKIDDLRGSPMSVGTLEELIDENHGIIATSVGPEYYVNILSFVDKDLLEPGCSVLLNNKTNSVVGILLDEVDPLVSVMKVEKAPLESYADIGGLESQIQEIKEAVELPLTHPELYEDIGIKPPKGVILYGPPGTGKTLLAKAVANETSATFLRVVGSELIQKYLGDGPKLVREMFKVAEDHAPSIVFIDEIDAVGTKRYEATSGGEREIQRTMLELLNQLDGFDSRGDVKVIMATNRIDSLDPALIRPGRIDRKIQLPNPDTKTKRRIFQIHTSKMTMSPDVDLEEFVMSKDELSGADIKAICTEAGLLALRERRMKITQLDLRKARDKALYQKKGNIPEGLYL; translated from the exons ATGGGGAACGCACAAGGTGGTATGAATAATAATCCCTATGGATTTTTAG GAAAAAAGGATGATAAAGACAAAGGAAAGgataaggaaaaaaaaaaactagaAAGCTCACCCCCATCACATAtaggaaaaagaaaaaaaaagaaaaagggAGTTACTGGACATTCCAAATTGCCTACTGTTACACCTAATACAAAATGTCGGttaaaattattgaaaTTAGAAAGGATAAAAGATTATTTGTTATTAGAAGAAGAATTTATAACAAACCAggaacaaataaaaacaactgatgataaaaattatggaaaattgaaaattgACGATTTAAGAGGTTCACCTATGAGTGTTGGAACATTAGAAGAATTGATTGATGAAAATCATGGAATTATAGCTACTTCTGTAGGTCCAGaatattatgtaaatatattatcatttgtCGATAAGGATTTATTAGAACCTGGGTGTTCAGTTTTATTAAACAATAAAACTAATAGTGTTGTAGGTATACTATTAGATGAAGTTGACCCATTAGTATCTGTTATGAAAGTTGAAAAAGCCCCACTAGAATCATATGCTGATATTGGTGGATTAGAATCACAAATAcaagaaataaaagaagCAGTTGAATTACCCTTAACTCACCCTGAATTATATGAAGATATTGGTATTAAACCCCCCAAAGGTGTGATTTTATATGGTCCACCTGGTACTGGAAAAACATTATTAGCAAAAGCTGTAGCAAATGAAACATCTGCTACATTTTTAAGAGTTGTAGGTTCTGAgttaatacaaaaatatttaggAGATGGTCCCAAATTAGTTAGAGAGATGTTTAAGGTTGCTGAAGATCATGCACCTtctattgtttttattgaTGAAATTGATGCAGTTGGTACAAAAAGATATGAAGCAACGAGTGGTGGAGAAAGAGAAATTCAAAGAACTATGttagaattattaaatCAATTAGATGGATTTGATTCACGAGGTGATGTTAAAGTTATTATGGCTACTAATAGAATTGATTCTTTAGATCCAGCTTTAATTAGACCAGGTAGAATAGATAGAAAAATTCAATTGCCAAATCCAGATACTAAAACTAAGAGAAGAATTTTCCAAATACATACTAGTAAAATGACAATGTCTCCTGATGTAGATCTAGAAGAATTTGTAATGTCAAAAGATGAATTATCCGGTGCTGATATCAAAGCTATATGTACTGAAGCAGGCTTATTAGCTCTTCGAGAAAGAAGAATGAAAATTACTCAACTCGATTTGCGTAAAGCAAGAGATAAAGCTTTGTATCAGAAAAAGGGAAACATACCAGAGGGcttatatttgtaa